The following proteins are encoded in a genomic region of Sorangiineae bacterium MSr12523:
- a CDS encoding S9 family peptidase, whose product MPSNFPYEFAVTRGYSLGSPKNLFPTEDGRTVLFLRARPREASQSLWEADLATGQIRELLRPDALKSGPEVLSVEERARRERQRISTSGFTAFRATRDGSKIVVSLSGRLYVFNRASGEVRELATGTTGQSAVIDPQLSPDGTRVAYVRDHDVYVIALDGGKEVRVTTGGTAARTNGLAEFIAQEELGRSRGYWWSPDGQEILYEEADLSPVQRLTITDPAHPEKPPTLFPYPRAGTPNAIVRLAIAPVPSSGRAGSRQTGTVRKVTWDTSKYPYLATANWSKNAPPTIYVLDRVQQNGLVLAIDPKTGTTRTLLSEQDAAWLNVDSSVPRWLPDGSGFLWSTERRGTWELELHDARGEYRNTVMGAAGGYRHLLAIDAEKRVAYVNASTDPTRAEVWAAPLDGSAPSPVARVTDGTVTTFFGEGTKVFAFAEDSKKGERRFGARKIDGSSEVAIPSLAEPPPFKPQVEYTTVGEEGFHVALIRPRNFDPSKRYPLIDAVYGGPHSNVVISDSLAYLRSQWIADVTDAIVVAVDVQGTMWRGRAWERKLRERLGEVPLEGHVAAISAIAKKYPEIDANRVGIYGWSFGGYLTSLAILRRPDVFKVGVAGAPTVDQADYDTCYTERYLGIPPSPAYENASLLTWAARPPTEASPARPFLLVHGTADDNVYFSNSLKLADTMGKSGRPVEFVPLVGVTHMLYAPDVAGPAWTRMANFLRDHL is encoded by the coding sequence GTGCCTTCGAATTTTCCCTACGAATTTGCGGTCACCCGAGGGTACAGCCTTGGGTCCCCGAAAAATCTGTTCCCGACCGAAGATGGACGGACGGTTCTCTTTCTGCGGGCTCGGCCGCGCGAAGCGAGTCAGTCGCTCTGGGAGGCCGACTTGGCCACGGGGCAGATCCGCGAGCTGCTCCGCCCCGATGCGCTGAAATCCGGCCCCGAGGTGCTCTCGGTCGAGGAACGCGCGCGGCGGGAGCGCCAGCGCATCAGCACGAGCGGCTTCACGGCGTTTCGGGCCACGCGGGACGGAAGCAAGATCGTCGTTTCCCTTTCGGGCCGGCTCTACGTGTTCAACCGCGCCTCGGGTGAGGTGCGCGAGCTTGCGACCGGCACCACGGGGCAGAGCGCCGTCATCGATCCGCAGCTCTCGCCCGACGGAACTCGGGTCGCCTACGTGCGCGATCACGACGTGTACGTCATTGCGCTCGACGGCGGAAAAGAGGTGCGCGTAACCACGGGCGGTACGGCGGCGCGCACGAACGGCCTCGCGGAGTTCATCGCGCAAGAGGAGCTCGGGCGCTCGCGCGGCTATTGGTGGTCGCCCGACGGGCAGGAAATCCTCTACGAGGAGGCAGATCTCTCGCCGGTGCAGCGGCTCACGATCACCGATCCAGCGCACCCGGAGAAGCCGCCCACGCTGTTCCCCTACCCGCGCGCGGGTACGCCCAACGCCATCGTGCGGCTGGCCATTGCGCCGGTGCCTTCCAGCGGGCGCGCGGGATCGCGGCAAACGGGAACGGTTCGCAAGGTGACGTGGGATACGTCGAAGTACCCGTATTTGGCCACGGCGAACTGGTCCAAAAATGCGCCGCCCACGATCTACGTGCTCGATCGCGTGCAGCAAAATGGCCTTGTTTTGGCCATCGACCCGAAGACGGGCACCACGCGTACGCTGCTCTCCGAGCAAGACGCGGCATGGCTCAACGTCGATTCGTCGGTGCCGCGGTGGCTGCCCGACGGAAGCGGCTTCCTCTGGTCGACGGAGCGCCGGGGCACTTGGGAGCTCGAGCTGCACGACGCCCGCGGTGAGTACCGCAACACGGTCATGGGTGCCGCCGGTGGCTACCGTCACCTGCTCGCGATCGATGCCGAAAAGCGGGTCGCTTACGTGAACGCGTCCACCGATCCGACGCGCGCCGAGGTATGGGCTGCACCGCTCGATGGATCCGCACCGTCGCCGGTTGCGCGCGTGACGGATGGCACGGTGACGACATTTTTCGGCGAGGGAACGAAGGTGTTCGCCTTCGCCGAAGACTCGAAGAAGGGCGAACGCCGTTTCGGTGCACGCAAGATCGACGGCTCGTCCGAGGTGGCCATTCCCTCGCTGGCGGAGCCGCCGCCGTTCAAGCCGCAGGTGGAGTACACCACGGTGGGCGAGGAAGGCTTCCACGTGGCGCTGATCCGCCCGAGGAATTTCGACCCGTCGAAGCGCTACCCGCTCATCGACGCGGTGTACGGAGGGCCGCACTCCAACGTGGTCATCTCCGATTCGCTCGCCTACCTGCGATCCCAATGGATCGCCGACGTGACCGATGCCATCGTGGTGGCCGTCGACGTGCAAGGCACCATGTGGCGCGGCCGCGCCTGGGAGCGCAAGCTGCGCGAGCGCCTCGGCGAGGTGCCCCTCGAGGGCCACGTCGCAGCCATTTCGGCCATCGCGAAGAAGTATCCCGAGATCGACGCGAACCGCGTTGGCATTTACGGCTGGTCCTTCGGTGGGTACCTCACGTCGCTCGCGATCCTGCGGCGCCCCGACGTCTTCAAGGTCGGCGTGGCCGGTGCGCCCACGGTCGATCAGGCGGATTACGACACTTGCTACACCGAGCGGTATTTGGGCATTCCGCCCTCACCGGCCTACGAGAATGCCTCGCTTTTGACGTGGGCTGCGCGTCCGCCGACGGAGGCCTCGCCGGCCCGGCCTTTCCTCTTGGTCCACGGCACCGCCGACGACAACGTGTACTTCTCCAACTCGTTGAAGCTGGCCGACACGATGGGCAAATCGGGTCGGCCGGTCGAATTCGTACCGCTCGTCGGGGTGACGCACATGCTGTATGCGCCCGATGTGGCCGGGCCGGCGTGGACGAGAATGGCGAACTTCCTAAGGGACCATTTGTAG
- a CDS encoding right-handed parallel beta-helix repeat-containing protein: MKSHHLGRATFGVLSLGVSLLACSSDDSPSSPPQQKDPTCTAANQCMFIAAGTTEVEIQDRLGDAKSGDTIKFGEGTFSFTRQLALPPNVKNFTVLGAGREKTVLDFQGQTATSNDSVFAQYVEKIRFEGFTVKDGRGNGIKVLQGTNVVFRNVKTYWTSADEASHGAYGLYPVQSTNVLIENSVTIGASDTGIYVGQSKNIIVRNNDAHGNVAGIEIENCFTADVHDNDVYDNASGILIFDLPNLEQKGGHDIRVFNNKVHENNHRNFSPGGLLQNVPAGTGFFVLANTNVEVFGNTFEKNGTTQTSILSYFILGEEIKDTGYTKPYPTNVYVHDNTYANGGTDVDGTKELGLLLSITSFPNTNEPKKRVPEIIYDGITPPTSSDQVNPNQVCWKNNKGTVESVNLHFDKFTRDAPNLAQILEMNPTVYGCELPPLPEVKLPE, translated from the coding sequence ATGAAATCGCATCACCTTGGCCGTGCGACGTTCGGCGTCTTATCCCTCGGCGTGTCGCTGCTTGCCTGCAGCAGTGACGATTCGCCGTCTTCTCCTCCCCAGCAGAAGGATCCCACGTGCACGGCGGCGAACCAGTGCATGTTCATCGCAGCCGGTACCACCGAAGTGGAAATCCAAGATCGCCTCGGTGATGCCAAGTCGGGCGACACCATCAAATTTGGTGAGGGGACGTTCAGCTTCACCCGGCAACTCGCGTTGCCGCCCAACGTAAAGAACTTCACCGTACTCGGCGCCGGGCGCGAGAAGACCGTGCTCGATTTTCAGGGGCAGACGGCGACGAGCAATGACAGCGTCTTCGCGCAGTACGTCGAGAAGATTCGCTTCGAAGGATTCACCGTGAAGGATGGCCGCGGCAACGGCATCAAGGTCCTTCAGGGGACCAACGTCGTTTTCCGCAACGTCAAGACGTACTGGACGTCGGCCGACGAGGCTTCGCACGGTGCCTATGGTCTCTATCCCGTGCAATCGACGAACGTGCTCATCGAAAACAGCGTAACCATCGGTGCATCGGATACCGGTATTTACGTGGGCCAGTCGAAGAACATCATCGTTCGAAACAACGACGCGCACGGCAACGTCGCGGGCATCGAAATCGAAAATTGCTTCACCGCCGATGTGCACGACAACGACGTGTACGACAACGCGAGCGGTATCCTCATCTTCGATTTGCCGAATCTGGAGCAAAAGGGCGGCCACGACATTCGCGTGTTCAACAACAAGGTCCACGAGAACAACCATCGGAACTTCTCGCCCGGTGGCTTGTTGCAAAACGTGCCCGCCGGCACCGGCTTCTTCGTCCTGGCGAACACCAACGTGGAAGTGTTCGGCAACACGTTCGAAAAGAACGGCACGACGCAGACGTCGATCCTCAGTTATTTCATTCTGGGTGAGGAGATAAAGGATACGGGGTACACCAAGCCGTATCCCACCAACGTGTACGTTCACGACAATACGTACGCCAATGGCGGCACCGACGTCGACGGTACCAAGGAGTTGGGATTGCTTCTTAGCATCACCTCATTCCCCAACACCAACGAACCGAAGAAGCGTGTGCCGGAGATCATTTACGATGGCATCACGCCGCCAACGAGCTCGGACCAAGTGAATCCGAACCAGGTCTGCTGGAAGAACAACAAGGGTACTGTGGAGTCGGTCAATCTGCACTTCGACAAGTTCACTCGGGATGCGCCCAACCTCGCGCAAATTCTCGAAATGAACCCGACGGTGTACGGCTGCGAGCTTCCCCCCCTTCCCGAAGTGAAGCTGCCCGAATGA
- a CDS encoding DoxX family protein → MSTLFGKLPWVARLLAGFIFALFGLNGFLQFLPMPPPQGQAAQFLGGLAAAGYFYPLLALTELVAGVLLLAGRFVPLALLLLAPVIVNVVGFHLSIAPAGLPLAFLVLALELYLAWAYRDSFAPVLRARAIPVSTEVVEPIKRGAVA, encoded by the coding sequence ATGTCCACGTTGTTCGGAAAGTTACCCTGGGTTGCACGCCTTCTTGCGGGATTCATCTTTGCGCTCTTCGGCCTGAATGGCTTTCTGCAATTTCTGCCGATGCCTCCGCCCCAAGGCCAAGCCGCCCAGTTTCTCGGTGGGCTCGCCGCGGCGGGGTACTTCTATCCTCTTCTTGCCCTGACCGAGCTCGTGGCGGGTGTTCTCCTTCTCGCCGGGCGCTTCGTTCCCCTCGCGCTCCTTCTGTTGGCACCGGTCATCGTCAACGTCGTTGGCTTTCACCTCTCCATTGCGCCAGCGGGATTGCCCCTCGCGTTCTTAGTTCTCGCATTGGAGCTCTATTTGGCTTGGGCCTATCGCGACAGTTTTGCACCAGTGCTTCGCGCCCGCGCTATTCCGGTTTCCACCGAAGTGGTTGAGCCCATCAAACGAGGCGCCGTCGCTTGA
- a CDS encoding helix-turn-helix transcriptional regulator: MSRHSTQLCPRFQIAINLVGKRWNGLVLQVLLQGPARFGELLERIEVVGDRILSERLKELEAEGVVERRVVPTHPVRVEYELTEKGRALAPVVEALGKWAEQWVEVPAGEEAAEPAPKTKRKAG; this comes from the coding sequence ATGAGCCGTCACAGCACCCAACTTTGCCCGCGTTTTCAGATTGCCATCAACCTGGTGGGCAAGCGCTGGAACGGGCTCGTGCTTCAGGTCCTCCTGCAGGGCCCGGCTCGTTTCGGTGAGTTGCTCGAGCGCATCGAGGTCGTGGGCGACCGCATCCTTTCCGAGCGCCTGAAAGAGCTCGAGGCCGAGGGCGTGGTCGAACGCCGCGTGGTACCGACCCATCCGGTCCGCGTCGAATACGAGCTGACGGAAAAGGGACGCGCGCTCGCGCCCGTGGTCGAGGCTCTCGGAAAATGGGCCGAGCAGTGGGTCGAAGTACCGGCTGGCGAAGAAGCCGCCGAGCCGGCACCGAAAACCAAGCGAAAAGCTGGCTAA
- the gloA gene encoding lactoylglutathione lyase: MRILHTMLRVGDLEASKRFYCEVLGMKVIREKEYPSGQFTLCFVGFGDEDANTVLELTYNWGTSKYELGNAFGHIALATPNIYDAVERIRAAGGKVTREPGPMKHGTTVIAFVEDPDGYKIELIERS; this comes from the coding sequence ATGCGCATCTTGCACACCATGCTTCGCGTCGGCGATCTGGAAGCCTCCAAACGATTTTACTGCGAAGTGTTGGGCATGAAGGTGATCCGCGAGAAGGAGTACCCGAGCGGTCAATTCACCCTGTGCTTCGTTGGTTTCGGCGACGAAGATGCCAACACCGTCCTCGAGCTCACCTACAACTGGGGCACGTCGAAGTACGAGTTGGGCAATGCCTTCGGCCACATCGCGCTCGCCACGCCGAACATCTACGACGCCGTCGAGCGCATCCGCGCCGCCGGTGGCAAGGTCACGCGTGAGCCTGGACCGATGAAGCACGGCACCACCGTCATTGCCTTCGTCGAAGACCCCGACGGCTACAAGATCGAGCTAATCGAGCGCAGCTAG
- a CDS encoding acyltransferase gives MKNGLTRGFIRELDGLRGIAISLVLLHRFWPDQGPLHRFAKVAELGWVGVDLFFVISGFLIAGILLDTRSDPHYFRNFYARRMLRIFPLYYVFVLGCLVVFPLMQRGPYFETSFIKTAGSPLWYILYLGNVPETIGYEPPFVLGPIWSLAIEEQFYIVFPFVVAILDTAKLRKLLLGLIVAAPIFRLVALLLAPGNERIQYLATPCRMDCISLGCLLALMVRSTSFDRKTVARALGAALLVWAVGFPLGLLTRTTPWGRVLGYSVVAVTFGLLVLFVLQRRNERVTSLLRVSSLRYLGKICYGTYLLHRPADVFVDKLTNRLGITDPLEAPEALESVSILLLKFGVAVAFASASWYAFEKPILRLKDRFQAVNHPAEETKRPPAPANPPPVVVPDLREMGETLRNSG, from the coding sequence GTGAAAAACGGACTCACTCGGGGCTTCATTCGAGAGCTCGACGGCCTTCGCGGCATCGCCATCTCTCTGGTTCTTCTTCATCGCTTCTGGCCCGACCAAGGGCCGCTGCATCGCTTCGCGAAGGTGGCGGAGCTCGGGTGGGTGGGCGTCGATCTCTTCTTCGTGATCAGCGGCTTCCTCATCGCCGGCATCCTGCTCGATACGCGAAGCGATCCGCATTACTTCCGGAACTTCTACGCGCGGCGCATGCTGCGGATCTTTCCGCTCTATTACGTCTTCGTCCTCGGCTGCCTGGTCGTCTTCCCGCTCATGCAGCGCGGTCCGTACTTCGAGACGTCCTTCATCAAGACGGCCGGCTCGCCGCTTTGGTACATCCTCTACTTGGGCAACGTCCCCGAGACCATCGGCTACGAGCCGCCGTTCGTGCTCGGCCCCATCTGGTCGCTGGCCATCGAGGAGCAGTTTTACATCGTCTTTCCCTTCGTCGTGGCCATCCTCGACACGGCGAAGCTCCGCAAGCTCCTGCTCGGTCTCATCGTGGCCGCGCCGATCTTCCGCTTGGTGGCCCTGCTCCTCGCCCCCGGAAATGAGCGCATTCAATACCTCGCCACGCCGTGCCGCATGGACTGCATCTCCTTGGGCTGCCTCTTGGCCCTGATGGTGCGCTCCACCTCGTTCGATCGAAAAACGGTGGCCCGCGCGCTGGGGGCCGCACTTCTCGTTTGGGCGGTGGGCTTTCCGCTCGGCCTGCTCACCCGCACCACTCCCTGGGGACGCGTGCTCGGCTACTCCGTCGTGGCGGTCACGTTCGGCCTCCTCGTCTTGTTCGTCCTGCAGCGCCGCAACGAGCGCGTGACCTCCCTGCTGCGCGTCTCGTCCCTCCGTTACCTCGGCAAGATCTGCTACGGCACGTACCTTCTGCACAGGCCGGCCGACGTCTTCGTCGACAAGCTCACCAACCGCCTCGGCATCACCGATCCACTCGAAGCACCCGAGGCCCTCGAGTCGGTCAGCATCCTCTTGCTCAAGTTCGGTGTGGCCGTCGCGTTTGCGAGCGCCAGCTGGTACGCCTTCGAAAAGCCCATCCTGCGTCTCAAGGATCGCTTCCAGGCCGTGAACCATCCCGCCGAGGAAACAAAGCGACCGCCTGCGCCTGCCAATCCGCCGCCCGTGGTCGTGCCCGACCTACGCGAAATGGGAGAGACGCTGCGAAACTCGGGGTAA
- a CDS encoding discoidin domain-containing protein gives MAIIFGSTVPAHAELTHPRQQYLRESQGGLFLHWGMRTSPGYTSCSAWESAVTSGGWSPSYWVTEAQKLHTQYLVLATFHSRLGYARPWPSVIPGSCRSSRDFLGELITAASAKGLKVILYMTDDPKWHTEGLPSGQSWLNSQAYSDYKGHDVDLSTRDGFGEFSYDQFVEVMQKYPNLSGFWIDNDNAYWESHGLYEKIRKDRPSFTLSNNNEDTPIMDMISNEQKTGMTPSYDYPQAVYTSGPRLIEADYKLPTGGAWWYSGSNSEVDYKLTIGRYITNAGSSIKSLMAETAMVNGKFPSNQVNFNNFANGYLQGIWESLEGTEGGGYLYGGLKPGFWNDGAHGVTTVKKNDPNVHYIHVITRPSGSTLTVRDNGYRVASVTNLRSGARVNFTQGGGKLNLSGISAWDDYDTVFRVQTVAREGIIPPSTYTMSASSSASGHGPSEAADGDYLSYWDSNKVTPVSLRFDLGGTKRVQYLGINQREDSVSYSRSDTEQSARIRDYRVYVSNDGSNWGNPVKTGTLPSHRGVQFIDLTAVNTRHVRLEVVSTWAASSDSTRYKRLRVDEAWIGSNYAGGSGLELGVEVDADLSFGAMMSN, from the coding sequence ATGGCCATCATCTTCGGCTCCACCGTTCCGGCCCATGCCGAACTCACCCACCCGCGCCAACAGTACCTGAGAGAATCACAAGGCGGGCTCTTCTTGCATTGGGGAATGCGAACATCCCCTGGTTACACGAGCTGCAGCGCTTGGGAATCCGCCGTCACAAGCGGAGGCTGGAGTCCCAGTTATTGGGTGACCGAGGCTCAGAAGCTCCACACGCAGTACCTCGTCCTGGCCACCTTCCACAGTCGCCTTGGGTACGCGCGTCCCTGGCCGTCGGTCATACCTGGGAGCTGTCGGTCTAGCCGAGACTTCCTTGGCGAGCTGATCACGGCCGCCAGTGCCAAGGGGCTCAAGGTCATTCTCTACATGACCGACGACCCGAAGTGGCACACCGAGGGGCTGCCCTCCGGCCAGAGCTGGCTCAACTCGCAGGCCTATTCGGACTACAAAGGCCACGACGTGGACCTGTCCACGCGCGATGGCTTCGGCGAGTTTAGCTACGACCAGTTCGTGGAGGTGATGCAGAAGTACCCGAATCTGTCGGGCTTCTGGATCGACAACGACAACGCGTATTGGGAATCGCACGGGCTGTACGAAAAGATCCGCAAGGACAGGCCCAGCTTCACGTTGAGCAACAACAACGAAGATACGCCGATCATGGATATGATCAGCAACGAGCAGAAGACCGGCATGACGCCGAGCTACGATTACCCGCAGGCGGTGTACACGTCGGGCCCTCGTTTGATCGAGGCCGACTACAAGCTGCCCACGGGCGGGGCGTGGTGGTACAGCGGGAGCAATTCCGAGGTGGACTACAAGCTGACGATTGGGCGGTACATCACCAACGCGGGATCGTCCATCAAGTCGCTCATGGCCGAGACGGCGATGGTGAATGGCAAATTCCCCTCGAACCAGGTGAATTTCAACAACTTCGCCAATGGCTATTTGCAAGGGATTTGGGAATCGCTGGAGGGCACCGAGGGGGGAGGGTATCTCTACGGCGGTCTCAAACCGGGGTTCTGGAACGACGGTGCCCATGGCGTGACCACCGTCAAAAAGAACGATCCGAACGTGCACTACATCCACGTGATCACGCGCCCATCGGGCAGCACGCTCACGGTGCGCGACAACGGCTACCGCGTGGCGAGTGTGACGAACTTGCGCAGCGGAGCGCGGGTGAACTTCACGCAGGGAGGCGGGAAGCTGAACTTGAGCGGCATCTCCGCGTGGGACGATTACGATACGGTCTTCCGCGTGCAGACGGTGGCGCGCGAAGGCATCATTCCGCCTTCGACGTACACCATGAGCGCGAGCTCCTCGGCGAGTGGGCACGGACCATCCGAGGCGGCGGATGGTGACTACCTGTCCTATTGGGATAGCAACAAGGTGACACCGGTGTCACTTCGGTTCGATTTGGGGGGAACGAAGCGGGTGCAATACCTTGGGATCAATCAACGGGAGGACTCGGTGAGCTATTCCCGATCCGACACGGAACAATCGGCGCGCATTCGCGATTATCGGGTTTACGTGTCGAACGATGGTTCCAATTGGGGCAATCCCGTCAAAACGGGTACGCTGCCGAGCCATCGCGGGGTGCAGTTCATCGATTTGACTGCGGTTAATACGCGCCACGTGCGGCTGGAGGTGGTGAGCACGTGGGCTGCCTCCAGTGACTCCACGCGTTACAAGCGATTGCGGGTGGATGAAGCGTGGATTGGCTCGAATTACGCGGGAGGAAGCGGGCTCGAGCTCGGCGTGGAGGTTGATGCGGATTTGAGTTTCGGCGCGATGATGTCCAATTAG
- a CDS encoding FadR family transcriptional regulator: MHTDAKTSDLLTPKRSGVAVTDEAIEKIKEMIVSGQWRPGDRLPKEADLAAQLGLSRNSLREAVRALSQLRILDVRQGDGTYVTSLKPQLLLDAVSFAVEVHRDGSVLEFFEVRRVLEPAAAAMAATRMPEEEIELLRAHLLQVRPDSSVDELVANDLEFHKRIAEASGNSVLCSLINGLASPTLRGRIWRGVNDEGSWERTQSEHRAILDAIAARQPDVARAWVAVHIAGVEQWLRKVL, from the coding sequence ATGCATACTGACGCGAAGACATCCGATCTATTGACACCGAAAAGGAGCGGCGTGGCGGTCACCGACGAGGCCATCGAGAAAATCAAAGAGATGATCGTCTCCGGGCAGTGGAGACCCGGCGATCGATTGCCGAAAGAAGCGGATTTGGCCGCGCAATTGGGCCTTTCGCGCAACTCGCTGCGGGAGGCCGTGCGCGCGCTCTCGCAGCTGCGCATCCTCGATGTTCGGCAGGGGGACGGGACGTACGTCACGAGCTTGAAGCCGCAGCTTTTGCTCGATGCCGTGAGCTTCGCGGTCGAAGTGCACCGCGATGGATCGGTGCTCGAGTTCTTCGAGGTGCGCCGTGTGCTCGAGCCTGCAGCGGCCGCGATGGCCGCAACGCGCATGCCCGAGGAAGAAATCGAGCTCCTTCGCGCACACCTCCTGCAAGTTCGCCCCGACTCGAGTGTCGACGAATTGGTCGCAAACGACCTCGAATTTCACAAGCGCATCGCCGAGGCATCCGGCAACTCGGTGCTGTGTTCACTCATCAACGGCTTGGCCTCGCCGACGCTTCGAGGCCGCATCTGGCGCGGCGTCAACGACGAGGGCTCGTGGGAACGCACCCAATCCGAACACCGGGCCATTCTGGATGCGATCGCTGCGCGCCAACCGGACGTCGCCCGCGCTTGGGTGGCGGTGCACATCGCCGGCGTCGAGCAGTGGCTCCGTAAGGTCCTGTAA
- a CDS encoding MATE family efflux transporter: protein MPDAKFTEGPVARTLLAFSWPMLASSILQSLNASVNTAWVGRLLGARALTASANANSLVFFLIGTTFGLSMAANVLVGQSLGAKDLVTAKRTVGTSLAFFGALSVVFAGLGIVFAPSVLSAMHTPPDALPYASAYLRVIFLALPGMVLYTFVMTALRGAGDAKTPFAFLIASVAMDITLNPIFIRGLGPVPALGIAGSALATMVAQWVSLLAMVAWLYRRKHFLRIARGEGHYLRIDRGIVRALILKGVPMGLSVVVMSSSMIAMISLVNRFGSHMTAAYGACFQVWNYIQMPAMSLGGAVSAMAAQNVGAKQWDRVARIARVGVLISAVMTGTMVLLVSAAHHAAFAFFLGDDAEAIGIANHIHVIVSWTFIMFGISLVLGSVMRATGAVMAPLAILFVSLWVVRIPFAYALTPSMHAEALWWSYPLGSVVSLVLTVGYYRLGNWRAARMLGMRAARPRLDYRRIHREAGRRGVFWVFNRLRERTGKPEKAKGTGRFWMFMGAVDQAEPQNLPASP from the coding sequence ATGCCTGATGCCAAGTTTACCGAGGGGCCGGTCGCGCGCACGTTGCTCGCGTTTTCCTGGCCCATGCTGGCGAGCAGTATCCTTCAATCGCTGAACGCTTCGGTCAACACGGCCTGGGTCGGGCGCTTGCTGGGTGCACGGGCGCTCACCGCCAGCGCGAACGCGAACAGCCTGGTGTTCTTCCTCATCGGCACGACCTTCGGCTTGAGCATGGCGGCGAACGTGCTCGTGGGTCAGAGCCTCGGTGCGAAAGATCTGGTCACGGCCAAGCGAACCGTCGGTACGAGCCTCGCGTTCTTCGGTGCCCTCTCCGTGGTGTTCGCAGGCCTCGGCATCGTGTTCGCGCCTTCCGTGCTCAGCGCGATGCATACGCCGCCCGACGCGCTTCCTTATGCGTCCGCGTACCTGAGGGTGATCTTTCTCGCGCTACCTGGAATGGTGCTTTACACGTTCGTGATGACCGCCTTGCGCGGTGCGGGCGATGCGAAGACGCCGTTTGCGTTCTTGATCGCGTCCGTGGCGATGGACATCACGCTCAACCCGATTTTCATTCGCGGACTGGGGCCGGTGCCGGCCTTGGGCATCGCCGGCTCGGCGTTGGCCACGATGGTGGCGCAGTGGGTGAGCCTGCTCGCCATGGTCGCGTGGCTTTACCGGCGCAAACACTTTCTGCGCATCGCGCGCGGTGAAGGGCATTACCTGCGGATCGATCGCGGCATCGTGCGCGCGCTCATTCTCAAGGGCGTGCCCATGGGGCTCTCCGTGGTGGTCATGAGCTCCTCGATGATTGCCATGATCAGCCTGGTGAACCGGTTTGGTTCGCACATGACGGCGGCCTATGGGGCGTGCTTTCAGGTGTGGAACTACATCCAGATGCCTGCGATGTCGCTCGGTGGCGCGGTGTCGGCGATGGCTGCGCAGAACGTGGGCGCCAAACAATGGGACCGCGTGGCACGCATCGCGCGCGTGGGGGTGCTGATCAGCGCCGTGATGACCGGAACGATGGTGCTGCTGGTATCGGCCGCGCATCACGCGGCGTTTGCCTTCTTCTTGGGCGACGATGCGGAGGCCATCGGCATTGCGAACCACATTCACGTGATCGTGTCGTGGACCTTCATCATGTTCGGCATCTCGCTGGTGCTAGGCAGCGTGATGCGCGCAACCGGCGCGGTGATGGCTCCGCTGGCCATTCTCTTCGTGTCGCTCTGGGTGGTGCGCATTCCCTTTGCGTATGCGCTCACCCCCTCGATGCATGCAGAGGCCCTCTGGTGGAGCTATCCACTCGGCTCCGTGGTCTCCTTGGTTCTCACCGTGGGCTACTACCGCCTCGGCAACTGGCGCGCAGCCCGCATGCTCGGCATGCGTGCAGCCCGCCCGCGCTTAGACTACAGAAGAATTCACAGGGAGGCGGGGAGACGGGGAGTTTTTTGGGTGTTCAATCGGCTCCGTGAGCGAACTGGAAAACCCGAAAAAGCTAAAGGCACGGGGCGTTTTTGGATGTTCATGGGCGCAGTGGACCAAGCGGAACCCCAAAATCTCCCCGCCTCCCCGTGA
- a CDS encoding transcriptional repressor — translation MSRLTDETTSESPLAKPKKPKKADDRSVEAFQDLLRSSGLRSTAPRLAVLEHLHDTSEPSSHAELFEALAGKGFDRATIYRNLMDLAEVGIVSRTDLGDHVWRFELKKGVAGTSHSDEHPHFICIQCGDVSCLPGLAFEVKGSKGVPKSVSKNKVAVQLKGVCDNCD, via the coding sequence ATGAGTCGTTTAACCGACGAAACGACATCGGAGTCTCCATTGGCCAAACCCAAAAAGCCGAAGAAGGCGGACGATCGATCCGTCGAGGCGTTCCAAGACCTCCTCCGCTCCTCGGGCCTCCGCAGCACGGCACCGCGGTTGGCCGTGCTCGAGCATTTGCATGACACCTCCGAGCCGAGCAGCCACGCCGAGCTGTTCGAGGCGCTCGCCGGCAAAGGTTTCGACCGCGCCACCATCTACCGCAACCTGATGGACTTGGCGGAGGTCGGCATCGTCAGCCGCACCGACCTAGGCGATCACGTCTGGCGTTTCGAACTGAAGAAGGGCGTCGCCGGCACCTCGCACAGCGACGAGCATCCTCACTTCATCTGCATCCAATGCGGCGACGTTTCCTGCCTTCCCGGCCTCGCCTTCGAGGTCAAGGGCAGCAAGGGCGTGCCCAAATCCGTCAGCAAGAACAAGGTCGCCGTCCAACTCAAAGGCGTCTGCGACAACTGCGACTGA